Within the Anaerotignum faecicola genome, the region GAAGTAGGTTGGTGAATACCATGGCGCTCACATCATTCAGACGGGAGACGTCCAGGTCATCAATGCACCAGTATGTCCAGGCCGTGATGAGGACAAATACCATCAGGAACAGAATTGGGATGTGGCGGCGGCGCAGTTTGCGCATTTCCAGGGCAAATTCTGTCTTTTTACTCATAGTCCCGCCTCCTTTACCATGCCAAGATAGATATCCTCAAGGTTCTGCCGCTTTTCCTCCGCCCGGTACAGTTCAATTCCGTGGTTTATAAGGGTGCGGATCA harbors:
- a CDS encoding ABC transporter permease → MSKKTEFALEMRKLRRRHIPILFLMVFVLITAWTYWCIDDLDVSRLNDVSAMVFTNLLLMNTILCPIVMAALASRMCDMEQMGNTYKWLCTMQKPEHIYRGKVMAGSFYIL